Proteins from a single region of Pseudorasbora parva isolate DD20220531a chromosome 22, ASM2467924v1, whole genome shotgun sequence:
- the arl8bb gene encoding ADP-ribosylation factor-like 8Bb — MLALINRLLDWLRSLFWKEEMELTLVGLQYSGKTTFVNVIASGQFNEDMIPTVGFNMRKVTKGNVTIKIWDIGGQPRFRSMWERYCRGVNAIVYMVDAADREKVEASRNELHNLLDKPQLQGIPVLVLGNKRDLPIALDEKQLIEKMNLSAIQDREICCYSISCKEKDNIDITLQWLIQHSKSRRS; from the exons ATGTTGGCCCTCATCAATCGGCTCCTGGACTGGCTCAGGTCGCTCTTCTGGAAGGAGGAGATGGAGCTGACGCTGGTGGGACTGCAGTATTCGGGAAAAACCACTTTTGTCAACGTGATCGCT tCTGGTCAGTTCAATGAAGACATGATCCCTACAGTCGGTTTCAACATGAGGAAAGTCACCAAAGGCAACGTAACCATAAAA ATTTGGGATATAGGCGGGCAGCCGCGGTTCAGGAGCATGTGGGAGCGATACTGTCGGGGCGTCAATGCCATAGT GTACATGGTGGATGCTGCAGATCGTGAAAAGGTGGAAGCCTCCAGAAACGAGCTACACAACTTGTTAGACAAACCACAACTGCAAGGCATTCCT GTACTTGTCCTTGGCAACAAAAGAGACCTCCCTATTGCGCTAGACGAGAAACAACTTATCGAAAAGAT gaacctGTCTGCCATTCAAGACAGAGAGATCTGCTGCTACTCCATTTCATGCAAAGAGAAAGACAATATAG ATATCACATTGCAGTGGTTGATCCAGCATTCAAAATCTCGGAGAAGTTGA
- the bhlhe40 gene encoding class E basic helix-loop-helix protein 40 — translation MERITSAQPPPCMAKHASLDISDMERMDFPMYVYKARRGMKRSEDSKDTYKLPHRLIEKKRRDRINECIAQLKDLLPEHLKLTTLGHLEKAVVLELTLKHVKALNNLLEQQQQKIISLQNGMQIGEQSNGHSENSEEMFRSGFHLCAKEVLQFLANQETMHDLTPAHIIDHLQKVASEFIQRPPSPRLEEPAPKAQESREKPAGLQPKAAEGHAKNCVPVIQRTYPHSSEQSGSDTDTDSGYGGELEKRDPKAQRPVYYGKDAGDIKYGGSIKEELDEPQAKRQRSDSSEDESLSGHEIVGGHSPYMSFSPHQPLCMPFYLFPSGAAAAYLPMLEKCWYPGGMPVLYSGLGGSPAGVSPEKLPSSLAMSSRVGSPATPPSSMDSPALLQALKQVPPLNLETKD, via the exons ATGGAGAGGATTACCAGTGCTCAGCCTCCACCATGTATGGCCAAACACGCCTCGCTGGATATCTCTGACATGGAAAG aatgGACTTTCCGATGTATGTGTATAAAGCCCGGCGAGGAATGAAGCGCAGTGAGGACAGCAAG GATACGTACAAATTGCCTCATCGATTGATTGAAAAGAAAAGGAGAGACCGAATAAACGAGTGCATCGCGCAGTTGAAGGATTTGCTGCCCGAACACCTTAAACTCACT ACTCTGGGACACTTGGAGAAGGCTGTTGTGTTGGAACTCACGCTCAAGCATGTGAAAGCTCTTAACAACTTGCTGGAGCAGCAGCAACAGAAGATCATTTCCCTGCAGAACGGAATGCAAATCG GCGAGCAGAGCAATGGGCACTCAGAAAACAGCGAGGAGATGTTCCGTTCTGGGTTCCACTTGTGCGCCAAGGAGGTTCTCCAGTTCCTGGCCAACCAGGAGACCATGCACGACCTGACGCCTGCTCACATAATCGACCACCTTCAAAAAGTGGCGTCTGAGTTCATTCAGAGGCCACCGAGCCCACGTCTGGAGGAACCCGCTCCCAAAGCTCAAGAAAGCCGGGAGAAACCGGCAGGCCTGCAGCCCAAAGCAGCAGAGGGCCATGCTAAAAACTGCGTGCCCGTCATTCAAAGGACTTATCCCCATAGCAGCGAGCAGAGCGGGAGCGATACGGATACTGACAGTGGCTACGGAGGCGAGCTCGAGAAGCGTGACCCGAAAGCCCAGCGGCCGGTCTACTATGGCAAAGACGCTGGGGATATCAAGTACGGCGGCAGCATTAAAGAGGAGCTAGACGAGCCGCAGGCCAAGCGGCAGAGGTCCGACTCTTCGGAAGACGAGTCTCTGTCGGGGCATGAAATAGTGGGCGGCCACAGCCCCTACATGAGCTTTTCTCCACACCAACCCCTGTGCATGCCCTTCTACCTCTTTCCATCTGGCGCTGCCGCCGCATACTTGCCCATGCTGGAGAAGTGTTGGTACCCAGGGGGTATGCCCGTATTGTACTCAGGCCTCGGTGGCTCCCCAGCGGGCGTGTCTCCTGAAAAACTCCCCTCGTCCTTGGCCATGTCCTCAAGAGTGGGCTCCCCCGCCACCCCTCCATCCTCCATGGACTCTCCCGCGCTCCTGCAGGCCCTGAAACAAGTCCCCCCGTTAAACCTGGAAACCAAAGACTGA